The Geoglobus acetivorans genome window below encodes:
- a CDS encoding DUF2130 domain-containing protein, with product MSGITLGDDRETVYIQCEIKSRELFEVLQDIEDDKRLEVFVDIVKIGVTGYRRMNIGVDLDFVEKKIEEMLSKLEETLDPHLETSLLGVFMSRVKEYFDRGGKIEDILDPETENTPLGKFVRSLKEYFDSGGKLESLLNPDSETSPIGRFSKKLEEYLGRGGRLEELLNPAEDDSPLGKLKKEILREIKEIRDILSKEEGRKEVVDATTLKGYVFEDACEEILSGCVGFGESIIRTTDEVGKIPRSKKGDFVVELENGKKVVFEVKDWQNVSLNKIKDEVSEAIENRGADYGVFVSKYIEALPKSVGWFNEYGNILVCALGSREADTFHPEMLHVAYQWAKMKLKAEGDADREAINRVMSELDKLNDELYNLSEIKKKCRSAKKAIDDVEKIANSLEESLEESLDSLKKALGAVAG from the coding sequence ATGTCGGGAATCACACTCGGAGATGATAGAGAGACTGTTTATATCCAGTGTGAGATAAAGAGCCGGGAACTGTTCGAGGTTTTGCAGGATATTGAAGATGACAAAAGACTCGAAGTTTTTGTCGACATTGTGAAAATCGGTGTTACGGGATACAGAAGGATGAATATCGGCGTGGATCTTGATTTCGTGGAGAAGAAAATAGAAGAGATGCTTTCAAAGCTGGAGGAAACACTTGATCCCCATCTCGAAACAAGCCTTTTGGGAGTCTTCATGTCGAGAGTTAAGGAGTACTTTGACAGAGGGGGCAAAATTGAGGATATTCTGGATCCAGAAACGGAGAACACACCTCTCGGAAAATTCGTCAGATCGCTTAAGGAATATTTCGACAGCGGCGGGAAGCTTGAAAGCCTGCTGAATCCAGACAGCGAAACCAGCCCCATTGGAAGGTTCAGTAAAAAGCTTGAAGAATATCTCGGCAGAGGTGGACGGCTCGAAGAGCTTCTGAATCCGGCGGAGGACGATTCGCCATTAGGAAAGTTGAAGAAGGAAATCCTCCGGGAAATCAAAGAGATCAGAGATATTCTCAGCAAAGAAGAGGGCAGAAAAGAAGTGGTTGACGCCACAACACTGAAGGGTTACGTGTTTGAAGACGCATGTGAGGAAATTCTCAGCGGCTGCGTAGGATTTGGTGAGTCGATAATCAGAACAACGGATGAAGTTGGAAAAATCCCTCGAAGCAAAAAGGGTGATTTTGTTGTGGAACTTGAAAACGGGAAAAAGGTAGTTTTTGAAGTCAAAGACTGGCAAAATGTATCTCTTAATAAAATCAAGGATGAAGTCAGCGAGGCGATAGAAAACAGGGGTGCTGATTATGGTGTTTTCGTCTCGAAATACATTGAAGCTCTGCCTAAGAGCGTTGGGTGGTTTAACGAATATGGAAACATCTTAGTCTGTGCACTCGGGAGCAGAGAGGCGGACACTTTCCATCCAGAAATGCTGCACGTAGCCTACCAGTGGGCAAAGATGAAGTTGAAGGCTGAAGGGGATGCTGACAGGGAAGCTATTAATAGAGTAATGAGTGAATTGGATAAACTAAATGACGAACTCTACAACCTTTCTGAGATCAAAAAGAAGTGTAGAAGTGCAAAGAAGGCAATAGATGATGTGGAGAAGATTGCGAATAGCCTCGAGGAGTCTCTTGAGGAGAGCCTAGATTCCCTTAAAAAAGCTCTGGGTGCTGTGGCAGGATAG
- a CDS encoding helicase-related protein encodes MDKNYIQLLQERGLVDNRTIKLLDVLKEALTCGLYPRIDITVGFLFLSGLKEIKDELKQFFENGGEMRIVLGNVMQEKTYEQLVYAYNSIERVKKIQSKSMFSNEDRINPNAEAYSRQLGQTSHTKENQEMAMLLKSWLESGQLKLRIYTQEYMHAKTYLFHAERGVSFGLVGSSNLSLSGLMANTELNAPVAMGHYNTLKNWFEEIWNQAEDFNPALIEVIRKSWADPEYLPPPYEVLIRGLYELFRDVVDADIKGMYITTLFSKLYEFQIDAAKRAIAIAERLGGVLISDVVGLGKTYIACATAHDLSLRSMYSGKPYRVAVISPRQLVKYWKSMLAAFNIEGEVFSAGLLSIDEERSENKRVMMEYVRDKAGVVIVDEAHNYANPETESYKTLKKILVGKHVLLLTATPYRRNYGDIINLIQLFVHTPTPPFQVPAKSWTELAELIQQGKIPPSYVLREVMVRRTRYDIIKLYGGERNCINFGDKTLCFPERRLKTLTYSISDVYDLRLLPDVVSKLTRGKRRIEDVYELLIEGIKNMTYARFNLYKYVRPEYKKVRPYSELSQSGNLKGITKMLFLKRLESSWYAFYKTVERSLIISKNFVKFLRRGVVPAGEDYEDILLNLQEGTPKELTYPEVDAEIARIGIKYDADKFNVDALLRDVNRDIEILEAMYELVEPLKETFEENPLEDNKLSALAGLIEDLMQNTGQKILIFSEYSETVEWIYRALERIGLTNNWSIAAITSKTKNINEFVKRFAPKANNYATDDPIDILIATDVLSEGLNLQDANVVVNYDLHWTPVKLIQRIGRVDRIGSEHETVYIYNFFPETLLDRKLGLVEKIKTRVKEFGSALGADGKILEETEEWNPSAIEAIYGGDDNFLNKLEEETSLAIADGAESVLRKFMEEWPEKFDEIKKQYSMRSCCHWNGEYPLAFFVCTNGVKTNYYILRRDGETWELNLERNIEKLLKDTELTIETRPSRFHGELYYSAAEKAMQVFKQMIEDTESGIELAGKKKGKKLSRKNLDRLYKILSSTTTEERSELSKIFDMAKWAVKNVKSFDSDFKKIKTKSDSEFIDVVKKLLLQYNIPEMMAMSKERLEESGRKAFEPHIVAGLIFVPK; translated from the coding sequence ATGGATAAAAACTACATCCAGCTCCTCCAAGAAAGAGGACTGGTAGATAACAGAACCATCAAGCTCCTCGACGTTCTTAAGGAGGCCCTCACATGCGGGCTGTATCCAAGGATAGACATCACCGTAGGCTTCCTCTTCCTCTCAGGCCTCAAGGAGATTAAAGACGAGCTGAAGCAGTTCTTCGAGAACGGCGGGGAGATGCGAATAGTCCTCGGCAACGTCATGCAGGAGAAGACCTACGAACAGCTCGTCTACGCCTACAACTCAATCGAGAGGGTGAAGAAGATCCAGAGCAAGAGCATGTTCTCCAACGAAGACAGAATCAACCCAAATGCTGAGGCTTACAGCAGACAGCTCGGCCAGACCAGCCACACGAAAGAGAATCAGGAGATGGCCATGCTCCTGAAGAGCTGGCTCGAAAGTGGTCAGCTAAAGCTCAGAATTTACACTCAGGAATACATGCACGCCAAAACCTACCTCTTCCATGCGGAACGGGGCGTGAGCTTCGGGCTTGTCGGCTCAAGCAACCTGAGCCTTTCTGGTTTGATGGCCAACACCGAGCTCAACGCCCCCGTTGCTATGGGGCATTACAACACCCTCAAAAACTGGTTTGAGGAGATATGGAATCAGGCCGAGGACTTCAATCCCGCCCTGATTGAGGTTATAAGGAAAAGCTGGGCGGATCCGGAATACCTCCCTCCCCCCTACGAGGTTCTGATAAGGGGTCTGTACGAGCTCTTCAGGGATGTGGTTGATGCGGACATCAAGGGAATGTATATCACGACGCTGTTCAGCAAGCTCTACGAGTTTCAGATTGACGCAGCAAAAAGAGCCATTGCCATAGCAGAGAGGCTGGGAGGAGTACTGATAAGTGATGTAGTCGGACTCGGAAAGACCTACATAGCTTGTGCAACAGCCCACGATTTATCTTTAAGGAGCATGTATTCCGGAAAGCCATACAGAGTGGCAGTTATATCACCAAGACAACTCGTTAAATACTGGAAAAGCATGCTGGCTGCATTCAATATTGAGGGCGAGGTGTTTTCAGCCGGTTTACTTTCCATAGACGAAGAGCGTTCTGAAAACAAAAGGGTGATGATGGAATATGTCAGAGATAAGGCGGGAGTGGTCATTGTTGATGAAGCTCACAACTATGCGAACCCTGAGACTGAAAGCTACAAAACTTTAAAGAAAATTCTTGTCGGCAAACATGTTCTTTTGTTAACTGCAACACCCTACAGAAGAAACTATGGAGATATCATAAATCTCATCCAGCTCTTTGTCCATACTCCCACACCTCCATTCCAGGTTCCAGCAAAGTCTTGGACCGAATTGGCAGAGTTGATTCAACAGGGCAAAATCCCTCCAAGTTATGTTCTTAGAGAAGTGATGGTGAGAAGAACGAGGTATGACATCATAAAGCTGTATGGAGGAGAGCGAAATTGTATTAACTTTGGTGATAAGACACTATGTTTCCCAGAGCGTAGACTTAAAACCCTTACATACAGTATTTCAGATGTTTACGACCTGAGACTCCTACCAGATGTAGTATCTAAACTTACGAGAGGTAAACGCAGGATAGAAGATGTGTATGAACTTCTAATTGAAGGGATCAAAAACATGACCTATGCAAGGTTTAATCTCTACAAATACGTTCGCCCCGAGTACAAAAAAGTCAGACCATACTCAGAACTTTCTCAATCCGGAAATCTCAAAGGAATAACCAAAATGCTATTCCTCAAAAGACTTGAAAGTTCTTGGTATGCTTTCTACAAAACCGTGGAGAGGTCTCTCATAATTTCAAAGAATTTTGTTAAGTTTTTGAGGAGAGGTGTTGTTCCGGCTGGAGAAGATTATGAGGACATTCTGCTAAACCTACAGGAAGGAACACCGAAAGAGCTAACGTATCCTGAAGTTGACGCAGAGATTGCGAGAATTGGTATAAAATATGACGCTGACAAGTTCAATGTTGATGCTCTCCTAAGAGATGTGAATAGAGATATCGAGATTTTAGAAGCAATGTATGAGCTTGTAGAACCGCTTAAGGAGACGTTTGAAGAAAACCCACTGGAAGATAATAAACTCAGTGCTCTTGCTGGACTCATAGAAGACCTCATGCAAAATACTGGACAAAAAATCCTGATATTTAGTGAATATTCAGAAACGGTCGAATGGATTTACAGGGCTCTCGAAAGAATAGGGTTAACAAATAATTGGAGTATCGCGGCAATAACCTCCAAAACCAAAAACATTAACGAATTTGTGAAAAGATTTGCGCCCAAAGCCAATAATTATGCAACCGATGACCCCATCGACATCTTAATAGCAACAGATGTTCTAAGTGAGGGTCTCAACCTACAGGACGCCAATGTAGTTGTCAATTATGACTTGCACTGGACGCCTGTAAAGCTTATTCAGAGAATCGGAAGGGTGGATAGGATAGGCAGTGAACATGAGACAGTCTACATCTACAATTTCTTCCCCGAAACCTTACTCGACAGAAAACTTGGACTTGTTGAGAAAATTAAGACAAGAGTCAAAGAATTTGGAAGTGCCCTCGGTGCCGACGGCAAAATTTTGGAAGAAACAGAGGAATGGAACCCCTCTGCAATTGAAGCAATCTACGGAGGGGATGATAACTTCCTGAATAAGCTGGAAGAGGAGACTTCATTAGCTATTGCAGATGGTGCTGAATCTGTCTTAAGAAAGTTCATGGAAGAGTGGCCAGAAAAATTTGATGAAATCAAAAAACAATACTCAATGAGAAGCTGTTGTCACTGGAATGGAGAATACCCCCTTGCATTCTTTGTATGCACAAACGGTGTAAAAACGAATTATTACATATTGAGGCGGGATGGCGAGACATGGGAGCTCAATTTGGAAAGAAATATTGAGAAATTGCTAAAAGACACCGAATTGACTATCGAAACAAGACCATCCAGATTTCATGGTGAATTGTATTACAGCGCTGCAGAGAAAGCTATGCAGGTATTCAAACAGATGATCGAGGATACGGAGTCTGGTATTGAGCTGGCAGGAAAGAAAAAAGGAAAGAAACTCTCAAGGAAAAATCTCGACAGGCTTTACAAAATACTCTCATCGACAACAACTGAAGAAAGAAGTGAATTAAGTAAAATCTTCGATATGGCCAAATGGGCTGTCAAAAACGTAAAATCGTTTGATAGTGATTTTAAGAAGATTAAAACTAAAAGTGATAGCGAATTTATCGATGTGGTTAAGAAATTACTGCTTCAGTACAACATACCAGAAATGATGGCAATGTCGAAGGAAAGGTTAGAAGAATCTGGGAGAAAAGCGTTCGAGCCACACATCGTGGCAGGATTAATATTTGTACCGAAGTAA
- a CDS encoding DUF365 domain-containing protein codes for MPRIAGVTYPIPKPCVNRFFEKDKNVFVKPATVWKQLKPGMKFVFYQSREDTGFVGEAIIKNIEVVEDPLRIFDRYGDRVFLTKDELKEYVKSQEKWRSGWRSRGQQKKKLWLVIELENIRKYDRPVKPKKFVPVSGQYLKEE; via the coding sequence ATGCCCAGAATTGCAGGAGTTACCTATCCTATACCAAAACCGTGCGTAAACAGGTTTTTTGAGAAGGATAAAAACGTCTTCGTTAAACCGGCCACTGTCTGGAAGCAGTTAAAGCCAGGCATGAAGTTTGTTTTTTATCAGTCGAGAGAAGATACAGGTTTTGTTGGAGAAGCCATCATAAAAAATATAGAAGTTGTTGAAGATCCGCTTAGAATCTTTGACAGGTACGGCGACCGTGTGTTCCTTACAAAAGACGAACTTAAAGAGTATGTAAAATCCCAAGAAAAATGGCGCTCTGGCTGGAGAAGTAGGGGGCAGCAAAAGAAGAAGCTCTGGCTCGTGATCGAGCTGGAGAACATAAGGAAATACGACAGGCCCGTAAAACCAAAAAAGTTTGTACCGGTGAGCGGACAGTACTTAAAAGAAGAATAG
- a CDS encoding Eco57I restriction-modification methylase domain-containing protein has translation MTVNFQQKTIGANDDLAGEIQKVLDNLKGLSDEDAKNLFRRIFSLLKFEPSNVQFSIGIKHDGREIELRAEVIAETKPKDAEPFRIMYLSLPKMTKTLRREIVKAFVDWDEKYANFILIIRVNDTWQIISPVYIKETDRLELRVYIVGEGKAHRTPSIALSKLRLDSPGTPAIEVREKVNEAFRVKTLTEDFFKDYQKFYNELKDLVVRRYGSRFEEAYTGRDSIPKEIFVMRAAKTFTHSLLNRLMFIYFLQRKGWLAGRKDFIVWLWERYVSTLDRNEDGEPVFRDEFYSHYLRPLFFDAMNKPKEEKVGLFYHLPREVAEAFEEIPYFNGGLFEMAREGDVVVDEIVVSLPDEAIKSVIFDFLELYNFTVSEKTPLEVEIAVDPAMLGHIYESLIAQEEGARKSSGIFYTPEAEVDFMVRIAILEYLLTNLYEKHGGDRDEDEFRQAIREELVRFIWNSMDGRIRDELREDVKELLKKVRIVDPACGSGAFLVAAFNVLRELRRKLGLPVDYEGKKEIIRENIFGVDIKGWATRVAELRLWLALIEDEDALPERPYVDLQDNRRKELPILPNLKANIKTADSIVPKEIEVDGKRIVLPRHVVDMLRTRMRAVGPTIKAELKKIFDGEVEEPEKKLKETMNGVFRGFIENLYSSSRRVQATLDGEVLHNLVEEERELIRKIYEAYRNNRNVEVPFIWQIDFAQVFAEGGFDIVVSNPPYVRQEKIYPEYLDLNEFEKLSSSEQKKLKSWYKNAVQESVKEVVESIYGDKFELPGRSDLYAYFFVHSTMLLKPHGVLVYITSNSWLDVEFGVKLQEFFLRYGKLRYVFDSLYRSFEEADINTVITVFERKDVDEASVLDGHYINFVLLKKTFEELTTDDVAEVVSVYPLHVDKAGEVKHYEVFGAKLHFYEGEVARIRYITERELAKLGNATFNGESLGKYEGEKWGGLLIRAPEIFYKIVDKNKDKLVRLGEIAEVKFGIKTGANDFFYLKRLVKRPVCELCGVVHEEDNLLPVENGAGWKGYIEREFLRLVIKSPQDIPKYMVFSDNTTVLAFMCLLSKKELQQRNYIHALEYIKRAENSLMSCSSNSKHKLFYSQHDGIASCPQCGARAIPFYKRPSVANNRPYWWSINVKEISKILCMMSYNDRYPFWLNNLALCDARLYNIYSSEDELILFGLLNSSYIPLMVELFGRANLGEGALDFKVYEAELLLIINPKIIRNLNLDNRIKSIVREIVNRDVKTIFEEFGFSKPDDDFNNINIKDLKLNWILRDRRKLDEIIFEVLGLNEEEQLQVYRSVIELVKWRLSKAKSK, from the coding sequence GTGACGGTAAACTTCCAACAAAAGACAATTGGAGCTAATGACGATCTCGCTGGAGAAATACAGAAGGTTCTTGACAATCTCAAAGGGTTGAGCGATGAAGATGCGAAAAACTTGTTTAGGCGGATTTTCTCTCTACTTAAATTTGAGCCATCAAATGTTCAATTCTCAATAGGGATTAAACATGATGGGAGAGAAATTGAGTTAAGAGCTGAAGTTATTGCTGAAACTAAGCCAAAAGATGCAGAGCCATTTAGGATAATGTATCTCTCGTTACCTAAAATGACAAAGACGTTGAGAAGAGAGATCGTCAAAGCTTTTGTTGATTGGGATGAGAAATATGCGAATTTTATCTTAATAATACGTGTAAACGATACTTGGCAGATTATCTCTCCAGTTTACATTAAAGAAACTGACAGGCTTGAGTTGAGAGTATATATTGTCGGTGAAGGTAAGGCACATAGAACTCCTTCAATTGCCCTTTCAAAATTAAGGCTCGACAGCCCCGGCACCCCGGCAATAGAGGTAAGAGAGAAGGTTAATGAGGCTTTCAGGGTTAAGACTCTCACTGAGGATTTCTTTAAAGATTACCAGAAGTTCTACAACGAGCTGAAAGATTTGGTTGTAAGAAGGTATGGAAGCAGGTTTGAGGAAGCATACACGGGCAGAGACAGCATTCCCAAAGAAATCTTCGTGATGAGAGCCGCCAAAACCTTCACGCACTCCCTGCTCAACAGGCTGATGTTCATCTACTTCCTCCAGCGGAAGGGCTGGCTTGCCGGCAGGAAGGACTTCATCGTCTGGCTATGGGAGAGGTACGTAAGCACACTCGACAGGAACGAGGATGGAGAGCCTGTGTTCAGGGATGAGTTCTACAGCCACTATCTGAGACCTCTGTTCTTCGACGCAATGAACAAGCCAAAGGAAGAGAAGGTGGGGCTCTTCTACCACCTGCCGAGAGAGGTTGCTGAGGCGTTCGAGGAAATACCTTACTTCAACGGCGGGCTTTTCGAGATGGCCAGAGAAGGGGACGTGGTTGTTGATGAGATCGTCGTGAGTTTGCCTGACGAGGCAATTAAGAGTGTGATATTCGACTTTCTTGAGCTGTACAACTTCACGGTCAGCGAGAAGACTCCTCTGGAGGTTGAGATTGCTGTTGATCCCGCGATGCTCGGCCACATTTACGAATCGCTGATCGCTCAGGAGGAAGGGGCGAGGAAGAGCTCGGGCATCTTCTACACCCCTGAAGCTGAAGTGGACTTCATGGTGAGGATCGCGATTCTGGAGTACCTGCTTACAAACCTCTATGAAAAGCATGGTGGAGATAGAGACGAGGACGAGTTCAGGCAGGCGATTAGAGAGGAGCTCGTCAGGTTCATCTGGAACAGTATGGATGGTAGAATCAGGGATGAGCTCAGAGAGGATGTCAAAGAGTTGCTTAAGAAGGTCAGGATAGTTGATCCGGCGTGCGGTTCTGGGGCGTTCCTCGTAGCGGCCTTCAACGTTCTCAGGGAGCTCCGCAGGAAGCTCGGCCTTCCGGTAGATTATGAGGGCAAGAAAGAGATCATAAGAGAGAACATCTTTGGGGTGGATATTAAGGGCTGGGCGACGAGGGTTGCGGAGCTGAGGCTGTGGCTCGCCCTGATTGAGGATGAAGATGCTCTACCAGAGAGACCTTACGTTGATCTTCAGGATAATAGAAGGAAAGAGTTGCCGATCCTTCCAAACCTGAAAGCCAACATCAAAACCGCCGACTCGATCGTTCCCAAGGAGATAGAGGTGGACGGGAAGAGGATCGTTCTGCCGAGGCATGTTGTTGACATGCTGAGAACCAGAATGAGGGCAGTCGGCCCAACCATAAAGGCTGAACTGAAGAAAATATTTGACGGAGAGGTTGAAGAGCCTGAGAAGAAGCTGAAAGAGACCATGAACGGGGTCTTCAGAGGGTTCATTGAGAATCTTTATTCTTCCAGCAGGAGAGTTCAGGCCACTCTTGATGGCGAGGTTCTGCACAACCTCGTGGAGGAGGAAAGGGAGCTGATAAGAAAAATCTACGAGGCCTACAGAAACAACAGAAATGTCGAGGTTCCGTTCATCTGGCAGATTGACTTTGCACAGGTTTTTGCGGAGGGTGGATTTGATATTGTAGTCTCAAATCCTCCATACGTCAGGCAGGAGAAGATCTACCCTGAATATCTGGACCTCAACGAGTTTGAGAAGCTCAGCAGTTCCGAGCAGAAGAAGCTCAAGAGCTGGTATAAGAATGCGGTTCAGGAATCTGTTAAGGAGGTCGTGGAATCAATTTATGGAGACAAGTTCGAGCTCCCCGGGAGGTCTGACCTGTACGCCTATTTCTTCGTGCACAGCACCATGCTCCTCAAGCCCCACGGCGTGCTGGTTTACATCACCTCCAACTCTTGGCTGGATGTCGAGTTTGGTGTGAAGCTACAGGAGTTCTTCCTGAGGTATGGAAAGCTGAGATACGTTTTCGACAGCCTGTACCGCTCTTTCGAGGAAGCGGACATCAACACGGTGATAACCGTCTTCGAGAGGAAGGATGTGGACGAGGCGAGTGTGCTCGACGGCCACTACATCAACTTTGTCTTGCTTAAGAAGACGTTCGAGGAGCTGACGACAGACGACGTAGCCGAAGTGGTGTCAGTCTATCCCCTCCACGTGGATAAGGCTGGAGAGGTTAAGCACTATGAGGTGTTTGGGGCTAAGCTCCACTTCTATGAAGGAGAGGTTGCGAGGATAAGATATATTACAGAGAGGGAGCTCGCCAAGCTTGGAAATGCCACATTCAACGGTGAGTCGCTTGGGAAGTATGAGGGTGAGAAGTGGGGGGGGTTGCTGATAAGAGCTCCGGAAATCTTCTACAAGATCGTGGACAAGAATAAAGACAAGCTTGTCAGACTTGGAGAAATTGCTGAAGTAAAGTTCGGTATTAAGACCGGGGCTAATGATTTCTTCTATCTGAAGAGGTTGGTAAAAAGACCTGTCTGTGAGTTGTGTGGAGTTGTGCACGAAGAGGATAATCTACTGCCTGTGGAGAATGGAGCTGGCTGGAAAGGATACATCGAGAGAGAATTTTTGAGGCTGGTAATAAAAAGCCCTCAGGACATACCAAAATATATGGTGTTTAGTGATAATACTACAGTACTCGCTTTTATGTGCTTGCTTTCGAAAAAAGAGCTTCAACAGCGAAACTACATACATGCTTTAGAATATATCAAACGTGCGGAGAACTCTTTAATGAGTTGTTCATCTAACTCTAAGCATAAGTTGTTTTATTCACAACACGATGGCATTGCGTCTTGCCCTCAATGCGGAGCTCGGGCAATACCGTTTTACAAAAGACCAAGTGTAGCTAATAATAGGCCATACTGGTGGTCTATAAACGTTAAAGAGATAAGCAAAATTTTGTGCATGATGAGTTATAATGATAGATACCCTTTTTGGCTGAATAACTTAGCTCTATGTGATGCTCGATTGTACAATATATACTCAAGTGAAGATGAACTAATATTATTTGGACTTTTAAATAGTAGTTATATACCTTTAATGGTGGAATTGTTTGGTAGAGCAAATTTGGGAGAAGGGGCACTAGATTTTAAAGTATATGAAGCAGAATTATTGCTTATTATAAATCCTAAAATAATTAGAAATCTAAATTTGGATAATAGAATAAAATCTATCGTAAGAGAAATTGTCAATCGTGATGTAAAAACTATATTCGAGGAGTTTGGTTTCTCAAAACCCGATGATGACTTTAATAACATAAACATAAAAGATCTCAAATTAAATTGGATTCTGAGAGATCGAAGAAAATTGGATGAAATTATATTTGAAGTTCTAGGATTAAACGAGGAGGAACAGCTTCAGGTTTACAGATCAGTTATTGAACTCGTTAAATGGAGATTGTCAAAGGCAAAATCAAAATAA
- a CDS encoding EVE domain-containing protein — protein sequence MAYWFCITNEDNWKVIKQKNIWGVPERHKNTIARVKPGDKLLIYLKQERNKDEIKEPRIVAVYEAASEVFRDSGRIFKSPKGMGNETFPLRIKLKPVKIFDKPVEFKPLIPKLRFITNKKRWSGHLMGKAMREIPEEDYKLIVGGV from the coding sequence ATGGCCTACTGGTTCTGCATAACCAACGAAGATAACTGGAAAGTTATAAAGCAGAAAAACATCTGGGGAGTGCCAGAGAGGCACAAAAACACAATTGCAAGAGTTAAACCGGGAGACAAACTCCTAATCTACCTGAAACAGGAGAGAAATAAAGATGAAATCAAAGAACCGAGAATTGTGGCAGTTTACGAGGCAGCTTCTGAAGTTTTCAGGGATTCAGGCAGGATTTTCAAGTCTCCAAAAGGCATGGGAAATGAAACTTTCCCGCTCAGAATTAAACTCAAACCGGTAAAAATCTTCGATAAGCCTGTTGAATTCAAACCCCTGATTCCAAAGCTGAGGTTCATCACCAACAAGAAGAGGTGGAGCGGCCACCTGATGGGCAAGGCGATGAGGGAGATTCCTGAGGAGGATTACAAATTAATTGTAGGAGGTGTGTAA